AAGACGCTACCCAGGAATTAATTAAACTAGCGAATGAAAAGAATGGCCAAGATAATATATCTGTAATATTGACTCTTTGCCGTGTTACCAAACCATCCTCAATGGCAATTGTCCCTGCACCTCCGGCAGAAATTATTCCTCCCCCACCAATAGCCGTCCCCGATTCAGAAGCCTTAATTATATCAGCATCCATAGAAACAGATTTAACAGTAAGTTCCCAAGCCCTTCTCGATTTAAATCTAACAGACGAACCGACAGCAGCGATAAAACCATCTAGGGGTAAAGGTTTGGCTTTATTTGCTCAGATTTTAGTTTTATTACTAGGAAGTACCACCCTCGGTTTATTTGCTTGGTGGCAATTATCTCCTCAATCTTTCCAACCAGTCTGTCGGCAACTTCCTCAAAAGGTGCGAGAATTTTGCCCAGGACGGGAATAATAGCGCGATGTATTGTAAAATTGGGTTTGCCATTAAACCATGGTGGATTCCGTCAAAATAGCTGTGGACATGGTTTAGGAAAAACAAAACTTAGATACAAATAATACTATGAAAGTAGGCGATCGCGTGCGTGTTAAAGAATCAGTAGTAGTTTATCATCATCCTGAACATCGCAGTCAGGCTTTTGACATTCTAGGTACAGAAGGAGAAGTCGTAGCTATTGTCACCCAATGGCAAAATAGACCTGTAAGTGCAAACTTTCCTTTCTTAGTCCAGTTTAGCAAAAAATTTAAAGCCCATTTACGCGATTTTGAACTAGAAAGCATTTAGAGTCAGTGGTCAGTGGTCAGTGGTCAGTGGTCAGTGGTCAGAATTTATTCTTTTGTTTCCTCTTCCCTGTTCCCTGTTCCCTGTTCCCTGTTCCGGTGTATTCCCAACAATGCAAATTAATATTACTACCTGAAACTACAACCGCAGCCGCAAAATTTTCTGCTGGGGTCAATTCTCTTAAACTCCAATTTTCTGATACCAATAATTGACTGGGTTGATTTGGTGTCAAACAAATTTCAATTTCTTCTAACTGCACCAAACCATCTCCTGTAGCTTTTAAATAAGCTTCTTTGCAAGTCCAGTAACGGAAAAATATTTGTTTTTGTTCGTCGGGAGAAATTAGTCGTAGATATTCATATTCTCTAGGAGAAAAGAATCTTTTTGCCAGATTTTCCAAATCCGACATAGTGCGAATATATTCTAAATCCACACCAATTTGCTGTTGATAACTTACCCCGCATAAAGCCAAATGTTGGGAATGAGATAAATTAAATAATAAGCCTTTATCAGCAAACTTAGCCGCTAATAAAGGCTTACCACGGGGCTGATATTCAAATTCCACCTCTTTTGGATCAATGTCCAAATATTGCCCTAAAATAGCCCGAAGAGAACCACGTCCAGCGATAAATCTTTGGCGATGTTCAGGAAAATAGAACCTTTCAGCGCGAGCAATTTCATCCCTAGATAAAGTTTCCCGAAGAGATTGTAATTGTGATTCTGACTGATGTAAATTAATCCGCCAAATATGCACATTATCTAATAATAAATTTAAGTTTTTGGGTGCAGGTAGCCAATTAAAATTAAACACAGTCACGTTGCATTACTCCAAATTAAAAATTAATAATTAGGGTTTTCTGAATAATAGAGAAGTCAAATATCTAATATGGGCAGGCAGGATGCCCACCCCACAATAAGTATAATATTCTTGTGGGGTGGGCTTCTAGCCTGCCCAGAGTCAACAATATTATTTTGATATTATTTCAGCCCATCTACTTAAATATACTTCATTGACACTCTCAGGTCTAAAGACACTGAGATTCTTTGATCAACGATATGACTTGCTCAGGCAGGATTTCTCCAGTCTGCTCCTGCGTCGCCACGCAAGCTATCGAGACGCTCCGCGAACGCTCCTTCGTGGTTCAGTAGGGGCGTATTGCAATACGCCCCTACCAACTCCTGATTACGTTTGATTTCTATCCACTGCAAAACGCGATTCCAAGCCCACCATGGATCAGGATCATCATATTGATTTTGACATTTTTTGCTACTCACGTAACCAACATGGCCACCGTAGCGAGTGAGTAACAAATCTATATCGGGATTATTCCTGGCAGCAGTTTCTAAATCAGGAATAATTGCCGGATCAAATAGAGGGTCATCAGCAGCATATAAAATTAAAGTTGGTTTAGATAGTTTAGGTAACAATTCCAACCCACTGCTGGCTTGATAATAATCGGCAACCGTGGCAAAACCCAAACGTTCAATTACGAGTTCTTCATCAAATCCCCAAATGCTATTAGCCCTTTCAATAGCGTCTGGATTGATAGATTCAGGATAAACAGCATGGATTTTCCAGGCTAGTTTTTTCAATTCCTTAGCAATGCGAGACTCAATATATTTACCGAAAGGATGCGTAACTAAATAACTCAATGAGCGGAAAGAATCCAAACTGGGACAAATCACCGCTCCACCGGCAATATCAATGTCTTTGGCTGCTAAATCCGCAGCGGCTTTCACTCCCCACAAAGCCAACTGTCCACCTAAAGAATAACCTGTAAACCAAAATTGGGGAGGACAACCCATTTTGGCGGCAGTTTCGGCAATTCTGACAAAATCTTCCCCCTCATACAAACCGTCAGAAGTCAATGTTGGCGATAATTCTGCGGTTTTCCCATGCGCCCGCCAATCAAATAACACCACAGCATAGCCTTGAGCATAAGCCTTGCGTCCTAAAATTCGTAAAAACCATTGCTGGTCTAATTCTCCAGTAATACCATAAGTGCCAACAATCGTACTATGGGCATTGGGAGGAATAGCAACCTGACCAAAAATTGGCACACCTTGACCACCTGTGAAGATGACCTCATGATATTTTGGTTCTGGATGAGTAATTTTACTCTCCCAATCACGATTAGCCCATAAAGCTGTATATGTAGTCATGGTCACGCCATTTTGCAAAAAATAGGGTGGCAAATACTCGTATTCATACATAAAGACAACGTGATGAATTTTACAATTATTTTATTTTAATATTTATATTAGGTTTAACATATTTTTTATAATTAAGATGCTAATGTTTTTATATATCAAGGAAAACAACGGTTTACAGTTCGCTTGATGATCTCATCATCCCTCAGCTTTTTCCCAGAATTAGCGTAGCGAAATTTTGGCAGTCGGGGGAGCGTCAATTATCGTTAAATAAAGTAGTTATAATTTTTTAAGAATGCCGAGGATTCTTGTCATAGACGATGACCTAGCGATTTCAGAACTTGTTGCCGTCAACTTGGAAATGGCGGGCTACGATGTTAGTCAGGCTGAAGACGGCATTAAAGGTCAGGCTCTGGCTCTCCAGCTACAACCTGACTTAATTATGCTCGATCTTATGTTACCTAGAGTAGATGGGTTTACAGTTTGTCAACGCTTACGCCGGGATGAACGCACTGCGGAAATTCCGGTATTGATGTTAACTGCTTTAAGTCAAACTCATGACAAGGTAGAAGGGTTTAATGCTGGGGCAGATGACTACCTGACTAAACCATTTGAGCTAGAAGAATTGTTAGCGCGGGTACGGGCTTTATTACGACGCACTGACCGGATTCCCCAAGCTGCAAAACATAGCGAAATTCTTAACTATGGACCGATTACCCTTGTTCCCGAAAGATTTGAGGCTATCTGGTTCAAAGCAACGGTGAAACTAACTCATTTAGAGTTTGAGTTACTGCACTGTTTGTTACAACGTCATGGACAAACAGTTTCCCCCAGCGAAATCCTCAAAGAAGTTTGGGGTTATGATCCTGATGATGACATTGAAACTATTCGGGTACATATTCGCCATCTGAGAACCAAACTCGAACCCGATCCTCGTCATCCACACTACATTAAGACTGTCTACGGTGCAGGATATTGTCTAGAATTACCTAGTGTACCGCCTAGTTTTGAAGGAACTGTCGCTACGGTGGGGGAGTAGGGGAGTTGGGGGAGGTTAATAACCTAATGACTAATGACTAATGACTAATGACTGAAAAGTATTGGTAAACTTCTCTGATTTTATAGACAGGCATTGCCGAATATAGACAAATGTCTGAAAATTATTGGTAAAATTCTAGTAATTTTATAGACATTGTCATTCATGGTAAATTGCCTATAAAATAAAACTATATTCTCAAGAGTCGAAAACATCTGAATGTTGGGTGAGAGTCCTTTTGGGGTGCGAAGTCGGTAAACAATCCGAATCTATAGGAACTAAAAAGTAAATCACATCAGATCGAGATAATCAATCAGAGAATAAAATGCAAAAAACCATAAAAGTAATCCCTAATGATAAAATCTGATGGGATAAAGGGGATTGTAGTTTCTCCAGTAAAGGTAACACTTTCAAAGTAAAAGATATTTGTCTATATTTTTTACAACTATGATATGATTAGTAGTTCTCTAAAACAGTGCTGGGTGAAGAGAGTAGAGACAAAACTCAGCACACCTACACAACTCAGCACTAAAAGAACTCTAGTTTATGGCATTGCCAATTGTTGCAATTATCGGTCGCCCAAATGTGGGCAAATCTACCTTTGTAAATCGTCTAGCCGGAGATCAAACGGCGATAGTCCACGATGAACCAGGGGTAACACGCGATCGCACTTACCGTCCAGCTTTTTGGAATGATCGGGAATTTGTGGTGGTAGACACAGGTGGCTTAGTTTTTAACGATGACACTGAATTTCTCCCCATGATTCGCCAACAGGCTTTAACGGCTCTTTCAGAAGCCTGTGCTGCTATTTTTGTAGTGGATGGACAAGCTGGTTTGATGCCCGCAGATGAAGAAATTTCTGAATGGTTACGTCAACAACCGTTACCTGTACTACTGGCTGTGAATAAATGTGAATCTCCAGATCAAGGAGCCATTCAAGCCGCTGAATTTTGGGAATTAGGACTAGGTGAACCTTTCCCCCTTTCCGCTATTCATGGTAGTGGTACAGGAGAAATTCTGGATGAGTTAATGAATCACATTCCTCTGACAGTAGAACCAGAGGAAAATAAGGAAATTAAAGTTGCCATTATTGGTAGACCAAATGTCGGCAAATCCAGCTTATTAAATGCTTTTGTTGGTGAAGATAGAGCTATTGTCAGTCCTATTTCGGGAACAACCAGAGATACAATTGATTCAATAGTTGAACGAGGTGGGCAAACCTACAGGTTAATTGATACTGCTGGTATTCGCAAAAAGAAACATATAGAATACGGTACGGAATTTTTCAGTATTAACCGCGCTTTTAAAGCTATTCGTCGTTCTGATGTGGTTTTATTGGTGATTGATGCCGTAGATGGCGTAACTGAACAAGATCAAAAATTAGCAGGGCGCATCTTAGAAGAAGGTCGCGCTTGTGTTGTCGTTGTTA
The window above is part of the Dolichospermum sp. DET69 genome. Proteins encoded here:
- a CDS encoding ferredoxin-thioredoxin reductase variable chain, whose amino-acid sequence is MKVGDRVRVKESVVVYHHPEHRSQAFDILGTEGEVVAIVTQWQNRPVSANFPFLVQFSKKFKAHLRDFELESI
- a CDS encoding 4'-phosphopantetheinyl transferase superfamily protein, with protein sequence MTVFNFNWLPAPKNLNLLLDNVHIWRINLHQSESQLQSLRETLSRDEIARAERFYFPEHRQRFIAGRGSLRAILGQYLDIDPKEVEFEYQPRGKPLLAAKFADKGLLFNLSHSQHLALCGVSYQQQIGVDLEYIRTMSDLENLAKRFFSPREYEYLRLISPDEQKQIFFRYWTCKEAYLKATGDGLVQLEEIEICLTPNQPSQLLVSENWSLRELTPAENFAAAVVVSGSNINLHCWEYTGTGNREQGTGKRKQKNKF
- a CDS encoding response regulator transcription factor → MPRILVIDDDLAISELVAVNLEMAGYDVSQAEDGIKGQALALQLQPDLIMLDLMLPRVDGFTVCQRLRRDERTAEIPVLMLTALSQTHDKVEGFNAGADDYLTKPFELEELLARVRALLRRTDRIPQAAKHSEILNYGPITLVPERFEAIWFKATVKLTHLEFELLHCLLQRHGQTVSPSEILKEVWGYDPDDDIETIRVHIRHLRTKLEPDPRHPHYIKTVYGAGYCLELPSVPPSFEGTVATVGE
- the der gene encoding ribosome biogenesis GTPase Der; amino-acid sequence: MALPIVAIIGRPNVGKSTFVNRLAGDQTAIVHDEPGVTRDRTYRPAFWNDREFVVVDTGGLVFNDDTEFLPMIRQQALTALSEACAAIFVVDGQAGLMPADEEISEWLRQQPLPVLLAVNKCESPDQGAIQAAEFWELGLGEPFPLSAIHGSGTGEILDELMNHIPLTVEPEENKEIKVAIIGRPNVGKSSLLNAFVGEDRAIVSPISGTTRDTIDSIVERGGQTYRLIDTAGIRKKKHIEYGTEFFSINRAFKAIRRSDVVLLVIDAVDGVTEQDQKLAGRILEEGRACVVVVNKWDAVEKDSYTIYDHEKELETRLHFTEWADTIYVSAVTGQRVEKILELVNTAAEAHKRRVSTSVINEVLEDAISWHSPPTSRGGRQGKIYYGTQVSSQPPSIALFVNDNTRFNDNYRRYIERQFRKQLGFQGTPIRLFWRSKKVREMEIGGPNRATRVK